DNA sequence from the Thiosulfativibrio zosterae genome:
TATGATCAAACTCACAAACCATCTTGCGCGTTAAATCATCCAAACCCGAACGCGGTGGATCGACAAAAATGGTTCCAAAATCATAACTAGCTAAGTCAATGTCTTTTAAACGGTTATAAGACTCGCCTTGCAAAGCGGCAGACACATCCTCGGCCGCCATTTTAAGCACCGTTAAATTACTGATTTGATTGGCTTCGATATTCCATTGCGCCGAAGCAACTGAAGTTTTAGAAATTTCCGTCGCTAGCACACGATTAAAACACTCCGCTAGAGCAATTGAAAAGTGTCCATTGCCACAGTAGAGTTCAATCAAATCTCGCTTAGGCGTATCCGCTGAAATGTTGAATGCCATTTGCCGAGCCCATGACAACATCTTTTGTGCGACTCCAGCATTCGGCTGGGTAAAACTGTTTTCAATTTGCTGATAAACAAAAGCTTTACCATCCACCTGCAAGCGCTCCACCACAAAATCGCTATCTAGACAAATCTTCTCTTTACGAGCGCGCCCAATCAGCTGAGTTATATTCAGCTTTTCTTTGAGTTCTTGCGCTGAATTTAACCAGGCCTGGTTAAATTCAGGGTCTTTTTGCAATGATTTTCGATAAATCAAAGACACCATCATCTCACCGCTGAGCGTGGCCAAAAAGTCCACCTCAAACAACTTCAATTTCAACACAGGGTCTGCCATGATTTCAGCCATTAATTTGGGCATTAAATCATTAATCGACTGCAACACCATCGGACAATCCTTAATAACCACACGCTGCTTGGTATCCGTATCAAACATAATGTAATCCGCCAAGTCACCCTCATGCCAAATACTAAACTCGGTACGAGCACGATAATGGGCAGGTTCAGACTCGAAAACATTAAAACAACTTAAAGATGGTACAAGACGCTTCAAGCGTTGAGCTTTTTCTTCTAGCTGAAAAGAATAAGCATCGGGATTTACTTGGCAAAGCATAAATAACCTTTAGCAATACAAACTGAATGTAAAAAATAAGCCATAAATAAAACAAAAAAGGCTAGAAAACTAGCCTTTAATATGGGTCTATAAGTGATTAATCTTCATTAAAAGACCGGGCAATCATGTCCGTAAAGGGTTTCATCAGATAACCCAATAGCGTTCTATCCCCCACCTTAATCATGGCTTCAACAGGCATCCCAGAACGCATATACATACCATCTTTTTCCATTTGTTTGATTCCCTTAGGGGTAATCAAAACTTTAGCTTCGAAATATTCCATACCACTTTTTGGATCAACAAATTTATCAGGAGATACATTAATCACTTGCCCCTCAACCACATGTGTTATTTGTGTGTTGAAAGCTGAAAAACGAACATGGGTAATCAAACCGACCTTAACTTTATCGATATCTATGGGAGAAACCCTTACTTTTGCTGCATATCCTTCATTTTGTGGAACGACTTCCATAATTGTTTCACCAGGGCGAACTACCGAGCCGACCGTGACAATT
Encoded proteins:
- the trmA gene encoding tRNA (uridine(54)-C5)-methyltransferase TrmA; the protein is MLCQVNPDAYSFQLEEKAQRLKRLVPSLSCFNVFESEPAHYRARTEFSIWHEGDLADYIMFDTDTKQRVVIKDCPMVLQSINDLMPKLMAEIMADPVLKLKLFEVDFLATLSGEMMVSLIYRKSLQKDPEFNQAWLNSAQELKEKLNITQLIGRARKEKICLDSDFVVERLQVDGKAFVYQQIENSFTQPNAGVAQKMLSWARQMAFNISADTPKRDLIELYCGNGHFSIALAECFNRVLATEISKTSVASAQWNIEANQISNLTVLKMAAEDVSAALQGESYNRLKDIDLASYDFGTIFVDPPRSGLDDLTRKMVCEFDHIIYISCNPDTLAFDLQSIQQTHELVASALFDQFPYTHHIESGVYLRRKTL